Proteins found in one Actinokineospora alba genomic segment:
- the thpD gene encoding ectoine hydroxylase, whose protein sequence is MTLSTQDRYRTRTRDRLEPISRIEPTVWSGVDGPIDAETLVAHDARGFSVFQDLLGPSEVRAFQDELRRLSTDDKLKADERTIVESKSQEVRSIFEVHKISDLIAELVRDPRVIERARQILGSEVYIHQSRVNYMPGFRGKGFYWHSDFETWHAEDGMPSPRAVSMSIALTDNFPFNGGLMVMPGSQRTFIPCVGETPDQHYKASLSMQEIGVPSEADITTLANACGIEQFTGPAGSALMFDSNVMHGSGSNITPFPRSNIFVVFNSVENEVVEPFAAAQPRPSFIAARR, encoded by the coding sequence GTGACGCTCTCGACCCAGGACCGCTACCGGACCCGCACCCGCGACCGGCTCGAGCCGATCTCCCGGATCGAGCCGACCGTCTGGTCCGGAGTGGACGGACCGATCGACGCGGAGACGCTGGTCGCCCACGACGCGCGCGGCTTCTCGGTGTTCCAGGACCTGCTCGGCCCCTCCGAGGTGCGCGCGTTCCAGGACGAGCTGCGGCGGCTGTCCACTGACGACAAGCTCAAGGCCGACGAGCGCACGATCGTCGAGTCGAAGTCGCAGGAGGTCCGCTCGATCTTCGAGGTGCACAAGATCAGCGACCTGATCGCCGAACTGGTGCGCGACCCCCGGGTGATCGAGCGGGCGCGGCAGATCCTCGGCTCCGAGGTCTACATCCACCAGAGCCGGGTCAACTACATGCCGGGCTTCCGCGGCAAGGGTTTCTACTGGCACTCGGACTTCGAGACCTGGCACGCCGAGGACGGCATGCCGAGCCCGCGCGCGGTGAGCATGTCGATCGCGCTGACCGACAACTTCCCGTTCAACGGCGGCCTGATGGTCATGCCCGGCTCGCAGCGCACGTTCATCCCGTGCGTCGGCGAGACGCCCGACCAGCACTACAAGGCGTCGCTGTCGATGCAGGAGATCGGCGTGCCCAGCGAAGCCGACATCACCACCCTCGCCAACGCGTGCGGCATCGAGCAGTTCACCGGGCCCGCCGGGTCGGCGCTGATGTTCGACTCCAACGTCATGCACGGATCGGGCAGCAACATCACGCCGTTCCCGCGGTCCAACATCTTTGTCGTGTTCAACAGTGTGGAGAACGAAGTGGTGGAGCCGTTCGCCGCGGCTCAGCCGCGGCCGTCCTTCATCGCGGCCAGAAGGTGA
- a CDS encoding PIG-L family deacetylase, which translates to MATLVSFHAHPDDECISCGGVMRKAADEGHRVVLVVATRGELGEVPDGFLSEGESLWQRRVEETHAAAEILGVSRVEFLGYHDSGMMGEPSNDAEGSFWTASVEEAADRLAKILVEENADILTIYDDFGGYGHPDHIQVHRVGKRAAELAGTPKVYEATINADLIRRGREEAEARGETGFGPPADMKIGKPESEITAAVDVSAYLVTKRAAMRAHASQISEESFFLAMPDDAFLGAFGVEWFIREGQGPGITEKDLFADLTG; encoded by the coding sequence ATGGCTACATTGGTGTCGTTCCACGCCCACCCGGACGATGAGTGCATCTCCTGCGGTGGGGTCATGCGCAAGGCCGCCGACGAAGGCCACCGGGTCGTTCTCGTAGTGGCGACCCGGGGCGAGTTAGGCGAGGTCCCCGACGGTTTTCTCAGTGAAGGCGAATCCCTCTGGCAGCGGCGGGTCGAGGAGACTCACGCCGCCGCCGAGATCCTAGGCGTGTCCCGCGTCGAGTTCCTCGGCTACCACGACTCCGGGATGATGGGCGAGCCCAGCAACGACGCGGAGGGCTCGTTCTGGACCGCCTCGGTCGAGGAGGCCGCCGACCGGCTGGCCAAGATCCTCGTCGAGGAGAACGCCGACATCCTCACCATCTACGACGACTTCGGCGGCTACGGCCACCCCGACCACATCCAGGTCCACCGGGTCGGCAAGCGCGCCGCCGAGCTGGCGGGCACCCCCAAGGTCTACGAGGCGACGATCAACGCCGACCTGATCCGCCGCGGCCGCGAGGAGGCGGAGGCCCGGGGGGAGACGGGCTTCGGGCCGCCCGCGGACATGAAGATCGGCAAGCCCGAATCGGAGATCACCGCCGCCGTCGACGTCTCGGCGTACCTGGTGACCAAGCGGGCCGCGATGCGCGCGCACGCCAGCCAGATCAGCGAGGAGTCGTTCTTCCTCGCCATGCCGGATGACGCCTTCCTGGGCGCGTTCGGCGTCGAGTGGTTCATCCGCGAGGGCCAGGGCCCGGGCATCACGGAGAAGGACCTGTTCGCTGACCTGACCGGGTGA
- the ectA gene encoding diaminobutyrate acetyltransferase: MSGKRVREEIGAPSIADGAAIWRIARDSRALDLNSSYAYLLWCRDFAQTSAVARIDGQVVGFVIGFLRPECPDTVVVWQIAVDESQRGSGLGGRLLDHLMARVAAQGVCRLETTITADNAASIGLFASLARRHHARLGRSELFSADHFPDDHEAEDLYRIDFPNGDGEQ; the protein is encoded by the coding sequence ATGTCGGGAAAACGGGTACGCGAGGAGATCGGCGCACCATCCATAGCGGATGGCGCGGCGATCTGGAGAATCGCGCGTGATTCACGCGCGCTCGACCTCAATTCGTCCTATGCCTATCTGCTGTGGTGCCGGGATTTCGCCCAGACCTCCGCTGTCGCTCGCATCGACGGCCAAGTGGTGGGTTTCGTCATCGGATTCTTGCGGCCGGAGTGCCCGGACACGGTCGTGGTGTGGCAGATCGCCGTCGACGAGTCGCAGCGCGGGTCGGGTCTCGGTGGTCGGCTACTTGATCACCTGATGGCTCGCGTCGCAGCTCAGGGGGTGTGTCGTCTGGAGACGACGATCACCGCGGACAACGCCGCCTCGATCGGCCTGTTCGCCTCGCTGGCGCGGCGCCACCACGCGCGACTGGGGCGCAGCGAGTTGTTCAGCGCGGATCACTTCCCGGATGACCACGAGGCTGAAGACCTTTACCGAATCGACTTTCCGAACGGGGATGGAGAGCAGTGA
- a CDS encoding DUF445 domain-containing protein, translating to MNAMLQDFQTNWMVYASMPLIAALIGYVTKLVAIRMMFQPLEFVGKKPYLGWQGIVPRRAARMASIAVDTMTDRLISASEVMGRLDPERVVKEIEQPLLAGVEEIAAEIAQEFQPGLWENLPEQVRSRIVRHIQAEAPGVVASLLETVKNDVDAVFDLKDMVVTNLVRDKALLNRIFQHAGRKEFQFIARSGIVFGFVIGFVQMFAWAALKNPWVMPIFGGLTGWFTDWLALKMIFNPKKPTRYLGIFEWQGLFLKRRKEVAADYGDLIAREIITPKNVMEAVLRGPLSDRLFALVAAQVRTVIDKQSGPARPLVMLAVGSGRYQAIKNSIAEKVIARLPETMTHIESYAEDAMDIRNTLVTKMQEMSEDEFEELIRPAFEQDEWILITVGAVLGFCVGELQVILVENLAH from the coding sequence ATGAACGCGATGCTGCAGGACTTCCAGACCAACTGGATGGTCTACGCGTCGATGCCGCTGATCGCCGCCCTGATCGGCTACGTCACCAAGCTCGTCGCCATCCGGATGATGTTCCAGCCGCTGGAGTTCGTCGGCAAGAAGCCATACCTCGGCTGGCAGGGCATCGTGCCGCGGCGGGCCGCCCGGATGGCCAGCATCGCCGTCGACACGATGACCGACCGGCTGATCTCGGCGAGCGAGGTGATGGGCAGGCTTGACCCGGAGCGGGTGGTCAAGGAGATCGAGCAGCCGCTGCTCGCCGGGGTCGAGGAGATCGCCGCCGAGATCGCGCAGGAGTTCCAGCCGGGGCTGTGGGAGAACCTGCCCGAGCAGGTGCGGAGCCGGATCGTGCGGCACATCCAGGCCGAGGCGCCGGGTGTGGTGGCCTCGCTGCTGGAGACGGTCAAGAACGACGTCGACGCCGTGTTCGACCTCAAGGACATGGTCGTCACCAACCTGGTGCGCGACAAGGCGCTGCTCAACCGGATCTTCCAGCACGCGGGCCGCAAGGAGTTCCAGTTCATCGCCCGGTCCGGCATCGTGTTCGGCTTCGTCATCGGCTTCGTGCAGATGTTCGCCTGGGCGGCGCTGAAGAACCCGTGGGTGATGCCGATCTTCGGCGGCCTGACCGGGTGGTTCACCGACTGGCTGGCCCTGAAGATGATCTTCAATCCGAAGAAGCCGACCCGCTACCTCGGGATCTTCGAGTGGCAGGGCCTGTTCCTCAAGCGCCGCAAGGAGGTCGCCGCGGACTACGGCGACCTGATCGCCCGCGAGATCATCACCCCGAAGAACGTCATGGAGGCGGTCCTGCGCGGGCCGCTGTCGGACCGGCTGTTCGCGCTGGTCGCCGCCCAGGTCCGGACCGTGATCGACAAGCAGTCCGGTCCGGCCCGGCCGCTGGTGATGCTGGCCGTGGGCAGCGGGCGCTACCAGGCGATCAAGAACAGCATCGCGGAGAAGGTCATCGCCCGACTGCCGGAGACGATGACCCACATCGAGTCCTACGCCGAGGACGCGATGGACATCCGCAACACGCTGGTCACCAAGATGCAGGAGATGTCGGAGGACGAGTTCGAGGAGCTCATCCGGCCCGCGTTCGAGCAGGACGAGTGGATCCTGATCACCGTCGGCGCCGTCCTCGGCTTCTGCGTGGGAGAACTGCAGGTCATCCTCGTCGAGAACCTCGCCCACTGA
- the ectB gene encoding diaminobutyrate--2-oxoglutarate transaminase: protein MIESEVRSYCRSWPVTFDRATGSRIFDENGQGYLDFFAGAGALNYGHNNPILKQAVIDYIQRDGVTHSLDMQTVAKRDFLETFSETVLAPRELDYKIMFPGPAGANAVEAALKLARKVTGRESIINFTNAFHGMTLGALSVTGNSLKRGGAGVPLVHATPMPFDNYLDGLTPDFMLFERLLKDSGSGLNEPAAVIVETVQGEGGINVASVEWLRSLSELCQRQGILLIVDDVQMGCGRTGPFFSFEAAGIKPDIVCLSKSIGGYGLPLGLTLLRPELDVWEPGEHNGTFRGINPAFVASTEALKTYWTDDTLEKSTLAKGEQVGRALTDLALAYPEAALKAKGRGLARGLQFADGDIAGKVCRAAFDRGLLMETSGPDGEVAKIMPPLTVTDAELEEGLAIVDDAVAATLGVLR from the coding sequence ATGATCGAGTCCGAGGTTCGGAGCTATTGCCGCAGCTGGCCGGTGACATTCGACCGGGCGACCGGAAGTCGCATCTTCGATGAGAATGGCCAGGGCTACCTCGACTTCTTCGCCGGAGCCGGAGCGCTCAATTACGGGCACAACAACCCGATTCTGAAACAGGCCGTGATCGACTACATCCAGCGCGACGGCGTGACGCACTCGCTGGACATGCAGACCGTCGCCAAGCGGGACTTCCTGGAGACCTTCAGCGAGACGGTGCTCGCTCCCCGCGAGCTCGACTACAAGATCATGTTCCCGGGACCGGCGGGCGCGAACGCCGTCGAGGCGGCGCTGAAGCTGGCCCGCAAGGTCACCGGCCGCGAGTCGATCATCAACTTCACCAACGCCTTCCACGGCATGACGCTGGGCGCGCTGTCGGTCACCGGCAACTCGCTCAAGCGCGGCGGCGCGGGCGTCCCGCTGGTGCACGCCACCCCGATGCCGTTCGACAACTACCTCGACGGCCTCACCCCGGACTTCATGCTGTTCGAACGGCTGCTCAAGGACAGCGGCAGCGGCCTCAACGAGCCCGCCGCGGTCATCGTGGAGACCGTGCAGGGCGAGGGCGGGATCAACGTCGCCAGCGTCGAGTGGCTGCGCAGCCTCTCGGAGCTGTGCCAACGCCAGGGCATCCTGCTGATCGTCGACGACGTGCAGATGGGCTGTGGCCGGACCGGTCCGTTCTTCAGCTTCGAGGCCGCGGGCATCAAACCCGACATCGTCTGCCTGTCGAAGTCCATCGGCGGCTACGGGCTGCCGCTGGGCCTGACCCTGCTGCGTCCCGAACTCGACGTGTGGGAGCCGGGCGAGCACAACGGCACCTTCCGCGGGATCAACCCGGCGTTCGTCGCCTCCACCGAGGCCCTGAAGACCTACTGGACCGACGACACGCTGGAGAAGTCCACGCTGGCCAAGGGCGAGCAGGTCGGCCGCGCGCTGACCGACCTCGCGCTGGCCTACCCCGAGGCCGCCCTCAAGGCCAAGGGCCGCGGCCTGGCCCGCGGCCTGCAGTTCGCCGACGGCGACATCGCGGGCAAGGTCTGCCGCGCCGCGTTCGACCGGGGGCTGCTGATGGAGACCTCCGGCCCCGACGGCGAGGTCGCCAAGATCATGCCGCCGCTCACCGTCACCGACGCCGAGTTGGAGGAAGGCCTGGCGATCGTCGACGACGCCGTCGCCGCGACCCTGGGGGTCCTGCGGTGA
- a CDS encoding Abi-alpha family protein translates to MDDDRRALASANGSDPTAEMVDRAGRALGWLYRSGWQVARRLPGGEVAERQVQKVEEAIVAEVRKHLEPLPDPEPRQIEAARVREPMRLAMAQLLERSVTDSKDAARDHYFESVLRQLLPDEARIVSALSDGTVFPLMHLAARTARGGAPRFVLENASTVGRVAGVVQPGLVPLYVGRLLRFGLVEVGEEDPTLGVAYEMLLTDDRVRAAEDRAKAQSRFGAKAIRLTLRISELGAQFWAVCDPSARGLTLGERR, encoded by the coding sequence ATGGACGACGATCGGCGCGCGCTTGCCTCCGCCAACGGGTCCGACCCGACCGCCGAGATGGTCGACCGGGCGGGTCGGGCCCTCGGGTGGCTCTATCGCAGCGGGTGGCAGGTCGCACGGCGGCTGCCGGGCGGCGAGGTGGCCGAGCGGCAGGTGCAGAAGGTCGAGGAAGCGATCGTGGCCGAGGTGCGCAAGCACCTGGAGCCGCTGCCCGACCCGGAGCCCCGGCAGATCGAGGCGGCCAGGGTCCGGGAGCCGATGCGGCTGGCGATGGCGCAGCTGCTGGAGCGGTCGGTCACCGACAGCAAGGACGCCGCCCGCGACCACTACTTCGAGTCCGTCCTGCGCCAGCTGCTGCCCGACGAGGCGCGGATCGTCTCCGCGCTGTCCGACGGCACGGTCTTCCCGCTGATGCACCTCGCCGCGCGGACCGCGCGCGGCGGGGCGCCGCGGTTCGTGCTGGAGAACGCGTCGACGGTCGGCCGGGTCGCCGGGGTGGTCCAGCCGGGTCTCGTCCCGCTCTACGTCGGCAGGCTGCTGCGGTTCGGGCTCGTCGAGGTCGGTGAGGAGGACCCGACGCTCGGGGTGGCCTACGAGATGCTGCTGACCGACGACCGGGTCCGCGCCGCCGAGGACCGGGCGAAGGCGCAGAGCCGGTTCGGCGCGAAGGCGATCCGGCTGACCCTGCGGATCTCGGAGCTGGGCGCCCAGTTCTGGGCGGTCTGCGACCCGAGTGCCCGCGGCCTGACGCTCGGCGAGCGCCGATGA
- a CDS encoding class F sortase, which produces MRHTFQGGIGAAALAAALLLTGCGSEPAAAPPTSTSTSVSASVPPASAAPDGRPKPTHVRIPKIKAESTLVEAGLNKARNIEVPPVDQPMQAAWYKFSQVPGDPGPAIVLGHVDGNKQPGIFNRLNELTVGDEILIDRKDGKTLRFLTTRKEQVPKDQFPQDAVYGDSTEPELRLITCGGAFDKAAHSYQDNIIIYANLAA; this is translated from the coding sequence GTGCGACACACCTTCCAAGGTGGCATCGGGGCGGCCGCACTCGCGGCCGCCCTGCTGCTCACCGGCTGCGGATCCGAACCCGCCGCCGCGCCACCGACTTCCACTTCGACTTCTGTTTCGGCTTCGGTGCCGCCTGCCTCGGCCGCGCCGGACGGCAGGCCGAAGCCGACGCACGTCCGGATCCCGAAGATCAAGGCGGAGTCGACCCTGGTCGAAGCCGGGCTGAACAAGGCACGCAACATCGAGGTGCCGCCGGTGGACCAGCCGATGCAGGCCGCTTGGTACAAGTTCAGCCAGGTCCCCGGCGACCCCGGCCCGGCCATCGTGCTCGGGCATGTCGACGGCAACAAGCAGCCCGGCATCTTCAACCGCCTGAACGAACTGACGGTCGGCGACGAAATCCTGATCGACCGCAAAGACGGCAAAACCCTCCGTTTCCTCACCACGCGCAAGGAACAGGTCCCTAAAGACCAATTCCCACAGGACGCGGTCTATGGCGACAGCACGGAACCGGAACTACGCCTGATCACCTGCGGCGGCGCCTTCGACAAGGCCGCCCACAGCTACCAGGACAACATCATCATCTACGCGAACCTCGCCGCGTAG
- a CDS encoding ectoine synthase, translated as MIVRSVHDLTDTERDVKTPTWRSKRIILAQEGVGFSVHETTLEPGTVNDFWYANHVEAVFVVEGDGELLDKETGETHVLAPGSLYLLDGNERHQLRPKTRMRTVCVFNPPVTGREVHDENGVYPLLTTEGEAR; from the coding sequence GTGATCGTCCGCTCGGTGCACGACCTGACCGACACCGAACGCGACGTCAAGACCCCGACCTGGCGCAGCAAGCGGATCATCCTCGCGCAGGAGGGTGTCGGCTTCTCCGTGCACGAGACGACGCTGGAACCGGGGACGGTCAACGACTTCTGGTACGCCAACCACGTCGAGGCCGTGTTCGTCGTCGAGGGCGACGGCGAGCTGCTCGACAAGGAGACCGGCGAGACCCACGTGCTCGCGCCCGGATCGCTCTACCTGCTCGACGGCAACGAGCGTCACCAGCTCCGGCCGAAGACCCGCATGCGCACGGTCTGCGTGTTCAACCCGCCCGTGACCGGCCGCGAGGTGCACGACGAGAACGGCGTGTACCCGCTGCTGACGACCGAAGGAGAAGCGCGGTGA
- the mgrA gene encoding L-glyceraldehyde 3-phosphate reductase: MAYVASDDRYDRIPYRRCGRSGLKLPTVSLGLWHNFGDDQPHEIGRTILRRAFDLGVTHFDLANNYGPPYGSAERNFGRALEREFGAYRDELVISTKAGYDMWPGPYGEWGSRKYLLSSLDQSLKRMGLDYVDIFYSHRFDPDTPLEETVGALASAVQQGKALYVGVSSYSPTATRQAAELLRAAGVPLLIHQPSYSMLNRWIEDELLDALGDLGVGCIAFSPLAQGLLTDKYLDGVPSGSRGSRDSSLLPEMLSEDNLRRVRGLNEIAKSRGQTLAQLAVSWVVRDDRVTSALVGASSVEQLESTLRAVDGPPFTDDELAEIDRYAVDSGIDLWESSRSSG, encoded by the coding sequence ATGGCCTATGTCGCGTCGGACGACCGGTATGACCGCATCCCCTACCGGCGGTGCGGTCGCAGCGGGCTGAAACTGCCCACCGTCTCCCTCGGGCTCTGGCACAACTTCGGCGACGACCAGCCGCACGAGATCGGGCGGACGATCCTGCGCCGCGCGTTCGACCTCGGCGTCACCCACTTCGACCTGGCCAACAACTACGGCCCGCCCTACGGCTCGGCGGAGCGCAACTTCGGCCGCGCGCTGGAGCGCGAGTTCGGCGCCTACCGCGACGAGCTGGTGATCTCCACGAAGGCCGGCTACGACATGTGGCCCGGCCCCTACGGCGAGTGGGGGTCGCGCAAGTACCTGCTGTCCTCATTGGACCAGTCGCTCAAGCGCATGGGCCTGGACTACGTCGACATCTTCTACTCCCACCGGTTCGACCCGGACACGCCGCTGGAGGAGACCGTCGGCGCGCTCGCGAGCGCCGTGCAGCAGGGCAAGGCCCTCTACGTCGGCGTCTCGTCCTACTCGCCGACCGCGACCCGGCAGGCGGCCGAGCTGCTGCGCGCCGCCGGGGTGCCGCTGCTCATCCACCAGCCGTCGTACTCGATGCTCAACCGCTGGATCGAGGACGAGCTGCTCGACGCCCTCGGCGACCTGGGTGTGGGCTGCATCGCGTTTTCCCCGCTGGCGCAAGGACTGCTGACCGACAAGTACCTCGACGGCGTCCCGTCGGGCTCGCGCGGCAGCCGGGACTCGTCGCTGCTGCCCGAGATGCTGTCGGAGGACAACCTGCGGCGGGTGCGTGGCCTCAACGAGATCGCCAAGTCCCGTGGGCAGACGCTCGCCCAACTGGCGGTGTCCTGGGTGGTGCGCGACGATCGGGTCACGTCGGCGCTGGTGGGCGCCAGCTCGGTCGAGCAGTTGGAGAGCACCCTGCGGGCGGTCGACGGGCCGCCCTTCACCGACGACGAATTGGCCGAGATCGACCGGTACGCGGTGGATTCCGGCATCGACCTGTGGGAAAGCTCCCGATCATCGGGCTAG
- a CDS encoding galactose-binding domain-containing protein, with protein MRRVRRTITPALLAAVLGAAVSTATAHAADSNVALNKSAIGSAACASTEGPAKAVNGSVSGGNADKFCTNASGKWLQVDLGASQSVSGFAVKHAGSGGESATYNTKAFSIQLSADGSTWSTPVTVTNNTAAATTHPITAASARYAKLVITTPTQNTDTAARIYEFEVLGSTPTSGNLALNKAATGSTACATTEGPAKAVNGTVSGGNADKFCTNASSKWLQVDLGATHAVSNFVVKHAGAGGESAGFNTKAFSIQLSGDGSTWSTPVSVTNNTADTTTHPITAASARYAKLVITTPTQNTDTAARIYEFEVYTGAAPPAPTVVPVFDRIPQFGIYVSTEPNYTPPAGVLMWNRGTEYAKKLTAEEQGKLGTDVALRLTYHAQCDNYDRFGSIFYISMPKGQVPTATTPRVTLQDFITPFSDYWQGTKATRVYPDAPMAAYAGALSDPNRDVYLGISGGSNPYAQDACSNRPVDAAFKAVGFTYSLALVSTPSTVAGDRDVTSALSRFEIKTNTHTTQSMSNTAATGKGTLAVSIAGYGAASGGEEYSKTTVTLTALGRQVGQFSTGVDCAQYEQYSPDGNPGIFRNNLTTNPRSWCPGALVETRFFDLGDISDQQVAVTIGINRPVPFVGDSNYRTSVSLIER; from the coding sequence ATGCGACGAGTACGCCGCACGATCACCCCTGCCCTGCTGGCCGCCGTGCTCGGCGCGGCCGTCAGCACCGCGACCGCCCATGCCGCCGACAGCAACGTCGCCCTGAACAAGTCGGCCATCGGGTCGGCCGCCTGCGCGAGCACCGAGGGGCCTGCCAAGGCGGTCAACGGAAGCGTGTCCGGTGGCAACGCCGACAAGTTCTGCACCAACGCGAGCGGCAAGTGGTTGCAGGTCGACCTCGGGGCGTCCCAATCCGTGTCGGGCTTCGCCGTGAAACACGCGGGCAGCGGTGGCGAATCGGCCACCTACAACACAAAGGCGTTCTCCATCCAGCTTTCCGCGGACGGCAGCACCTGGTCTACGCCGGTGACCGTCACGAACAACACCGCCGCCGCCACGACCCACCCCATCACCGCCGCGAGCGCCCGCTACGCGAAGCTCGTGATCACCACGCCGACGCAGAACACCGACACCGCCGCGCGGATCTACGAATTCGAGGTGCTCGGGTCCACGCCAACGAGCGGCAACCTCGCGCTGAACAAGGCGGCGACCGGCTCTACCGCCTGCGCGACAACCGAAGGACCAGCGAAAGCCGTCAACGGCACGGTTTCCGGTGGTAACGCGGACAAGTTCTGCACCAACGCGAGCAGCAAGTGGTTGCAGGTCGATCTAGGCGCCACGCACGCGGTGTCGAACTTCGTGGTGAAGCACGCGGGCGCCGGTGGGGAATCCGCCGGCTTCAACACAAAGGCGTTCTCGATCCAGCTCTCCGGGGACGGCAGCACCTGGTCCACGCCGGTCTCCGTCACCAACAACACCGCCGACACCACCACCCACCCGATCACCGCCGCGAGCGCCCGCTACGCGAAGCTCGTGATCACCACGCCCACCCAGAACACCGACACGGCTGCGCGGATCTACGAATTCGAGGTCTACACCGGAGCCGCACCGCCTGCTCCTACCGTGGTCCCGGTCTTTGACCGCATCCCGCAGTTCGGCATCTACGTGAGCACCGAGCCGAACTACACCCCGCCCGCCGGCGTCCTCATGTGGAACCGCGGCACCGAGTACGCGAAGAAGCTCACCGCGGAGGAGCAGGGCAAGCTCGGCACCGACGTCGCCCTCCGCCTGACCTACCACGCCCAGTGCGACAACTACGACCGCTTCGGCTCGATCTTCTACATCAGCATGCCCAAGGGCCAGGTGCCGACCGCGACCACGCCGCGGGTGACGCTGCAGGACTTCATCACCCCGTTCAGCGACTACTGGCAGGGCACCAAGGCCACCCGCGTCTACCCGGACGCGCCCATGGCCGCCTACGCGGGCGCCCTGTCCGACCCGAACCGCGACGTCTACCTCGGCATCAGCGGCGGCTCGAACCCGTACGCGCAGGACGCCTGCTCGAACCGCCCGGTCGACGCCGCGTTCAAGGCCGTCGGGTTCACCTACTCGCTCGCGCTGGTGTCGACCCCGTCGACGGTGGCGGGCGACCGGGACGTAACCAGCGCCCTGTCGCGCTTCGAGATCAAGACCAACACCCACACCACCCAGTCCATGTCGAACACGGCCGCGACCGGCAAGGGCACGCTCGCGGTGAGCATCGCGGGCTACGGCGCCGCGTCGGGCGGCGAGGAGTACTCCAAAACCACCGTCACCCTCACCGCGCTGGGCAGGCAGGTCGGCCAGTTCTCCACCGGCGTGGACTGCGCCCAGTACGAGCAGTACAGCCCCGACGGCAACCCCGGCATCTTCCGCAACAACCTCACCACCAACCCCCGCAGCTGGTGCCCGGGCGCGCTGGTCGAGACCCGGTTCTTCGACCTGGGCGACATCTCCGACCAACAGGTGGCGGTGACCATCGGCATCAACCGCCCGGTCCCGTTCGTCGGCGACTCGAACTACCGGACCAGCGTGAGCCTGATCGAGCGGTGA